Proteins encoded by one window of Polyodon spathula isolate WHYD16114869_AA chromosome 16, ASM1765450v1, whole genome shotgun sequence:
- the si:ch211-220i18.4 gene encoding SRSF protein kinase 3 produces the protein MQWSRSQLHSHFSSKLPTTHQHQNLLNVQPSWDSIERLLVLERKEVKGQEDPAEYCYGGYHPVNIGDTFNGRYQVLRKLGWGNFSTVWLCQDLQKKGCVAVKVSKSGAEFTEAAQDEITLLRCAGGPSKKQHSHSQRIVTLLDEFKLVGRNGIHVCLVFELLGQDLHYWLLGSRQTGLPHPWVKLIIQQVLQGLDYLHTKCKIIHTDIKPENILLSVGEQCLNQPSGGTRSVGCHLRGNQRGIQADLSPCDSLLFKSCKPEQINVKIADLGSSCWVYKHFSDEIQTRQYRSLEVLIGADYGTPADIWSTACMAFELVTGDSLFEPRAGKTFSRQEDHIAHIIELLGKIPVRLALSGRYSREYFNPNGHLRRIQVLRPWSLCEILVEKYDWQLEEAAVFADFLQRMLEFIPEKRATAAQCLQHPWLTS, from the exons acctACAACACATCAACATCAGAACCTCCTGAATGTGCAGCCCAGCTGGGACTCCATAGAGAGGCTGCTGGTCCTGGAGAGAAAGGAAGTGAAAGGACAGGAGGACCCAGCGGAATACTGCTACG gggGATACCACCCTGTAAATATAGGGGACACGTTTAACGGAAGATACCAAGTGCTGCGAAAACTTGGGTGGGGCAACTTTTCCACCGTATGGCTGTGTCAAGATTTACA GAAGAAGGGTTGTGTAGCTGTGAAGGTTTCCAAGAGTGGGGCTGAGTTCACCGAGGCTGCCCAGGATGAGATAACTCTTCTCAGATGC GCTGGTGGTCCTAGCAAGAAGCAACACTCACACAGCCAGCGGATTGTGACTCTACTTGATGAGTTTAAACTAGTTGGGAGAAATGGGATCC ATGTGTGCCTGGTGTTCGAGCTCCTGGGACAGGACCTCCATTACTGGCTACTGGGCTCCAGGCAGACAGGGCTCCCCCACCCCTGGGTCAAGCTCATCATCCAACAG GTACTCCAGGGTCTTGACTATCTTCACACCAAGTGTAAGATCATCCACACAGACATCAAGCCGGAGAATATCCTGCTCAGTGTGGGGGAGCAGTGCCTTAACCAGCCATCAGGGGGCACCAGGAGTGTGGGATGTCATCTGAGGGGAAACCAAAGAGGAATCCAAGCCG ATTTGTCTCCCTGCGACAGCCTGCTGTTCAAGTCTTGTAAACCTGAACAGATCAATGTGAAAATCGCAGATCTTGGCAGTTCCTGTTGGGTG TACAAGCACTTTTCAGACGAGATTCAGACCCGGCAGTACCGGTCCCTGGAGGTTCTGATTGGTGCTGACTATGGCACCCCTGCTGATATCTGGAGCACTGCATGCATG GCATTTGAGTTGGTGACGGGGGACTCTCTGTTCGAGCCACGCGCAGGGAAAACCTTCTCACGACAAGAGG ACCACATCGCTCACATTATCGAGCTGCTGGGGAAGATTCCAGTGAGACTGGCTCTGTCTGGCAGATACTCCAGGGAGTATTTCAACCCCAACG GTCACCTCCGGCGAATCCAAGTGCTCCGACCCTGGAGTCTGTGCGAGATCCTGGTGGAGAAGTATGACTGGCAGCTGGAGGAGGCGGCTGTCTTTGCTGATTTCCTGCAGAGGATGTTGGAGTTCATTCCGGAGAAGCGGGCAACAGCAGCACAATGTCTCCAGCACCCCTGGCTCACTTCCTGA
- the LOC121329324 gene encoding probable peptidyl-tRNA hydrolase 2, whose translation MEQSEQAAPESGSQEVNPVFMQQLRELDIPEEAAKQALLRTRNVSAEEAAMYYFNKLENEEEGDEDLWFKMVFVVNMELSMGVGKVAAQVGHAAVGLYQALQEKNSWREMAWKWDQAGAKKVVVQGTNMAHLLELQALAMSLSLPTYLVQDAGRTQVESGSRTVLAIIGEEEMVNNVSGSLKLL comes from the exons ATGGAACAGTCCGAGCAGGCTGCCCCCGAGTCGGGGTCCCAGGAGGTGAACCCCGTCTTCATGCAGCAGCTCCGAGAGCTCGACATCCCAGAGGAAGCAGCCAAGCAG GCTCTTCTGCGCACAAGGAATGTGTCGGCTGAAGAGGCGGCTATGTATTACTTCAACAAGCTAGAGAATGAG GAGGAAGGGGATGAAGATCTCTGGTTTAAGATGGTGTTTGTTGTCAACATGGAGCTGTCCATGGGAGTCGGGAAG GTGGCTGCTCAGGTGGGTCATGCTGCTGTAGGGTTGTACCAGGCTCTGCAGGAGAAAAACAGCTGGAGGGAGATGGCATGGAAGTGGGACCAAGCAGG AGCGAAAAAGGTTGTGGTCCAAGGCACAAACATGGCTCacctgctggagctgcaggccCTGGCCATGAGCCTCAGCCTGCCCACCTACCTGGTGCAGGATGCGGGGAGGACTCAG GTTGAGTCTGGATCCCGCACAGTTTTGGCAATCATTGGTGAAGAGGAAATGGTCAACAATGTTTCCGGAAGCCTGAAACTGCTTTGA